In Tenebrio molitor chromosome 6, icTenMoli1.1, whole genome shotgun sequence, one genomic interval encodes:
- the rig gene encoding gem-associated protein 5: MNELVIPPAPLWYRSSVVTCAPDNTLVYGSKNDIIVLKEGGPEECAEVTFIQGAHSKTLTSISLNKKWKDPHSYAVSLGEDSVIKVWNLETFEKKTSNKDHVEHKEPVIGAVFAGDDRVVSAASNGFITIWNINTNESKPLKDLFKSKVTLTCLSSCPHATWLLAFGLNNGGVVVADLRRNGRILYKLRGHYQAVVSLSWCPAPVNIFPRHIQNKVKNKSEGGENDNKSEDLGHAENKIKNTSEGGESENKNEDPKLENEQNVSQSKKSNPWINLVHVDDAEISQDEQKPLVESDDFLDECNALKSKILGEDVPTTPSKKLEETFEALVESIKELSPSQEICQQRVCDRPLPKLFDPSGDFLDDLVSDTSFVEDKNFKSGQEEECETKIEKKCEESELDEDKNVDAERENNQGVKEQTSETEDKNAEQEANAVDAVDSGIMTDESFVKNDETEEEPRTEYLLASSGKDKSIYIWRAGTDGRMQTFFNMPKRGSRRDKNSNAWIAICWVTPDTILSSSATGEVLAWPLPKPKESNKQYKVVHYEHSSLIFNIVAPPKYSSRYNWRDQIELKVWTWGQDGRLINYDVNEGKVRLSYSTVTASVTCLDSLSLDPNRLAIGLRDGNIRVWDLSLPHTKIVKMQKYQQKFTHKVSAIAWHPIKEMVLGFGTEEGRVGFIEMISKKNTLFPHYFRNQVYKVEWGPIEGNKNNLGLYVLAEGKMAVYDITQPNEDPIQLELPEKLYVYKFAWKPDFTLLLINGKDGLLLILTTDLVALTTLYPTEKCLNKIVWHPDAFTNNVEISPRCKWFAATTSKGLLVYDCSSLEENKNFADNIVANFEGHLKPPLSLAWCPFEGNKIVSTAADGLALVWDVITKSLISTFVDPFIGHNQSILWSPHDPDLIIIGDRTIRIWRISKNPPRTDEEFLTARKRLLAKTAKSDLEKSNKNKTKADVPSKIKIVAKNSIVPPFYVSNDENISAQVAEMRKVLASGESLVENVDNSLDPLQLFGTKQQVSQLLDANYDQQKKEGKHKSCEMISLWKGNLEDHIQDAINENRVTPTLIVLAPMVSPKLWRNACEVYAKKLSEEANSDPLETAMYFLACHKVEEAVNCLCLNSMFREALALTKQRFPEDSDMITKVTEQWAEHCTNTGNFENAAFCYISLKQYEDAAKVLARRSRKEFLEFAAELAEKAQNKKLYNSIKFKCTEIETAEQNATTENEENVPSRVDAVLKNITENDEQSVSGSESEDKSEKEVKEIEVSLSLKVTDQITQHNEVPKSSDHGEDHEIQNIC; encoded by the exons ATGAACGAGTTAGTGATTCCACCTGCACCCCTTTGGTACAGGAGTTCGGTGGTGACATGTGCCCCAGACAACACATTGGTGTATGGATCTAAAAACGATATAATAGTCCTCAAAGAGGGGGGCCCTGAAGAATGTGCCGAAGTAACATTCATCCAAGGAGCCCACTCTAAAAC TCTTACTTCGATCagtttgaacaaaaaatggaaagatcCCCATTCATATGCAGTTTCTTTGGGAGAGGATAGCGTAATCAAAGTATGGAACCTTGAgacttttgaaaaaaagactTCAAACAAGGATCATGTG GAACATAAAGAACCAGTAATTGGGGCCGTTTTTGCTGGCGACGATAGAGTTGTAAGCGCCGCCTCAAACGGTTTTATTACAATATGGAACATCAATACAAATGAATCTAAACCTTTGAAAGATTTATTCAAAAGCAAAGTCACCCTCACCTGTCTTTCCTCTTGTCCTCATGCTACTTGGTTGCTAGCTTTTGGTTTAAATAATGGTGGTGTGGTTGTCGCAGATTTACGTC gAAATGGGCGAATTCTGTATAAATTGAGGGGGCACTATCAGGCTGTTGTCTCATTATCCTGGTGCCCTGCACCagttaatatttttccaaGACATATACAGaacaaagtcaaaaataaatctgaGGGTGgggaaaatgacaataaaagtgAAGACCTAGGGCATGCagagaacaaaattaaaaatacatctGAGGGAGGGGAAAGTGAGAACAAAAATGAAGATccaaaattggaaaatgagCAAAATGTTTCTCAgtctaaaaaatcaaatcctTGGATAAATTTAGTCCATGTCGATGATGCGGAAATTTCCCAAGATGAACAAAAACCTCTTGTGGAGTCTGACGACTTCTTAGATGAGTGTAACGCTTTAAAGTCTAAAATTTTGGGAGAAGATGTGCCCACAACGCCATctaaaaaacttgaagaaaCATTTGAAGCGCTAGTAGAAAGCATAAAAGAATTAAGTCCGTCGCAAGAAATTTGTCAGCAGAGAGTTTGTGATAGACCTCTGCCAAAATTATTTGATCCAAGTGGTGACTTTTTGGATGATCTCGTTTCTGATACTTCATTTGTGGAAGAtaagaattttaaaagtggACAGGAGGAAGAATGtgaaacaaaaatcgaaaagaaATGTGAGGAAAGCGAACTAGATGAAGACAAAAACGTTGACGCTGAACGTGAGAATAACCAAGGAGTAAAAGAACAAACAAGTGAAACAGAAGATAAAAATGCAGAACAAGAGGCAAATGCAGTTGATGCGGTAGATAGTGGAATAATGACGGATGaatcatttgtcaaaaatgacgaAACTGAAGAGGAACCAAGGACTGAATACTTGTTAGCATCCTCCGGAAAAGACAAAAGCATCTACATTTGGCGTGCAGGCACGGATGGACGAATGCAAACGTTTTTCAATATGCCAAAAAGGGGCAGTCGCCGAGACAAGAATTCAAATGCTTGGATTGCCATCTGTTGGGTCACTCCCGACACGATCCTCTCGTCATCGGCAACAGGCGAGGTTCTAGCTTGGCCTTTGCCAAAACCAAAAGA ATCCAATAAACAGTACAAGGTGGTTCATTATGAACACTCCTCTCTTATTTTCAACATAGTAGCGCCGCCCAAATACTCATCTCGATACAATTGGCGTGaccaaattgaattaaaagtgTGGACTTGGGGTCAGGACGGGCGTTTGATAAATTACGATGTAAATGAAGGAAAAGTACGGCTTAGTTACTCCACAGTTACCGCTTCTGTTACCTGTTTGGACTCACTATCTCTCGATCCGAATCG ATTAGCGATCGGTCTAAGAGACGGAAATATTCGTGTTTGGGATTTAAGTCTTCCgcatacaaaaattgtcaaaatgcaGAAATATCAACAAAAGTTTACGCACAAGGTATCTGCGATTGCTTGGCACCCAATTAAAGAAATGGTTTTGGGATTCGGGACCGAAGAAGGACga GTCGGTTTTATTGAGAtgatttccaaaaaaaatactcTGTTTCCTCACTATTTTCGCAACCAAGTGTACAAGGTCGAATGGGGACCGATCGAGGGAAATAAGAACAATCTAGGACTGTACGTATTGGCTGAAGGAAAAATGGCAGTTTACGATATAACTCAACCCAACGAAG ACCCTATACAGTTGGAGCTCCCCGAAAAGTTGTACGTTTATAAGTTTGCGTGGAAGCCAGATTTTACTTTGTTGTTAATAAATGGTAAAGATGGTTTGTTGCTCATTTTGACAACGGATCTGGTGGCACTTACAACACTCTATCCGACCGAGAAGTGTCTGAATAAAATCGTGTGGCATCCAGATGCTTTTACAAATAACGTCGAGATTTCTCCTCGGTGCAAATGGTTCGCTGCGACCACCTCGAAGGGACTTTTAGTTTATGACTGCAGTTCTctagaagaaaataaaaattttgctgaTAATATTGTAGCCAATTTTGAAGGACATTTGAAGCCTCCGTTGTCTCTAGCGTGGTGTCCTTTTGAAGGGAATAAAATTGTGTCGACGGCAGCTGACGGCTTGGCTCtc GTCTGGGATGTGATTACAAAATCTCTTATTTCAACCTTTGTTGATCCATTTATTGGACATAATCAGAGTATTCTGTGGAGTCCTCACGATCCCGATTTAATCATAATCGGTGACAGAACAATTAGAATTTGGAGGATTTCTAAAAATCCACCCAGGACCgacgaag aatttttGACCGCCAGAAAACGATTGCTAGCTAAAACAGCTAAGAGTGATTTGGAaaagtcaaataaaaataaaactaaagcGGACGTGCCTTCGAAGATTAAAATTGTTGCTAAGAACTCGATAGTTCCACCATTTTATGTTTCAAATGATGAAAACATAAGCGCACAAGTTGCCGAGATGAGAAAAGTGTTGGCAAGTGGAGAAAGTTTGGTTGAGAATGTTGATAATTCTTTGGACCCTCTACAACTCTTTGGGACAAAGCAACAGGTATCCCAACTCTTGGATGCAAATT ACGATCAACAGAAAAAGGAAGGAAAACATAAGTCTTGCGAAATGATTTCTTTGTGGAAGGGAAATTTGGAAGATCACATTCAAGACGCCATAAATGAGAATCGTGTTACTCCCACACTGATTGTGTTAGCTCCGATGGTTTCACCAAA GCTGTGGCGAAACGCGTGTGAAGTTTACGCCAAGAAATTATCGGAAGAAGCGAATTCTGATCCTTTAGAAACCGCGATGTATTTCTTGGCTTGTCACAAAGTGGAGGAAGCAGTCAATTGCTTGTGTTTAAATTCGATGTTCAGAGAAGCTTTGGCTTTAACCAAACAAAGATTTCCCGAAGATAGCGATATGATTACCAAAGTTACGGAACAATGGGCCGAACATTGTACCAATACTGGGAATTTCGAAAATGCTGCTTTCTG CTATATTTCTTTGAAACAATATGAGGACGCCGCAAAAGTATTGGCGCGACGTAGTCGTAaagaatttttggaatttgcgGCGGAGTTAGCTGAGAAAGCACAAAATAAGAAGTTGTACAActctattaaatttaaatgtaccGAGATTGAAACTGCAGAACAAAATGCAACAACTGAGAATGAAGAAAATGTGCCTTCTAGAGTCGATGccgttttgaaaaatataacagAAAATGATGAACAGTCCGTTAGCGGTTCAGAAAGTGAAGATAAATCGGAAAAGGAGGTTAAAGAGATTGAAGTTTCTCTTAGTTTAAAGGTGACAGATCAGATTACTCAGCACAATGAAGTGCCTAAATCCAGCGACCATGGCGAGGaccacgaaatacaaaatatttgttaa
- the LOC138133536 gene encoding calnexin-like — MHIKIVTAIVSLLIIFSNGKCDEVDDSEEAIVETEEPVIDIPYESPEPLDPKRIYLAEHFDDLDQFAKRWVKSQAKKEGISEDIAKYDGEWQIEGAGKDGLVGDKGLVLKSKAKHAAIASSLLKPFNFDTKPLIVQYEVIFQDGQECGGAYLKLLSQGPETQNLNNFHDKTPYSIMFGPDKCGNDHKLHFIFKHRNPLNGSLEEKHCKKPKERIEDAFSDKLPHLFTLVLQPDNTFEISLDRKIVNSGSLLEDFTPTVNPPKEIDDPNDKKPEDWDEREKIADPEAVKPDDWDEDAPAQIVDESAVMPEGWLENEPTHIPDPDAKKPDDWDTEMDGEWEPPLIDNPLCKDAVGCGSWEPPLINNPEFKGKWRAPLIDNPNYKGKWRPRRIANPEFFEDKHPFKMQAVSAVGFELWSMSKDIFFDNVIITDDLAVADHWAAATFDKKRQKIAKDSESVIQKLATLTNEYPWLWGVYILVLGIPVVLVLYLCCKPGSSASQSQEKEELRQAAQNKKTDEPTEDVEEEAKEEVEEAEVENPEDDDREKNSGPDTDEEEESEGKTEDHSPKGSGDGARKRKVRKE; from the exons ATGCACATAAAAATTGTAACTGCAATAGTTAGTttacttataattttttccaacggaAAATGTGATGAAGTGGATGACTCTGAAGAAGCAATAGTGGAGACAGAGGAACCTGTCATAGATATACCATACGAAAGTCCTGAACCCTTAGATCcaaaaagaatttatttagcTGAACACTTTGATGACTTGGATCAGTTTGCCAAGCGATGGGTGAAATCGCAAGCGAAAAAAGAAGGAATCTCAGAAGATATAGCGAAATACGACGGAGAATGGCAGATAGAGGGGGCAGGGAAAGACGGATTAGTGGGTGACAAAGGTTTGGTACTCAAATCGAAAGCCAAACACGCCGCCATTGCGTCATCCTTATTGAAACCTTTCAACTTTGACACCAAACCTTTAATCGTCCAGTACGAAGTGATTTTCCAAGACGGGCAAGAATGCGGCGGTgcttatttgaaattactgagtCAGGGCCCTGAAACCCAAAATCTGAACAACTTCCACGACAAAACGCCATATTCCATTATGTTTGGTCCCGATAAATGCGGCAACGACCATAAACTGCACTTCATATTTAAACACCGCAACCCTCTTAACGGCAGCTTAGAAGAAAAACACTGCAAGAAACCGAAAGAGCGCATCGAAGACGCATTTTCCGACAAGCTTCCCCACTTGTTCACTCTGGTGCTGCAACCTGACAATACATTTGAAATATCTTTGGACAGAAAGATTGTCAATTCTGGAAGCTTGTTGGAAGATTTCACCCCCACCGTCAATCCCCCTAAAGAAATCGACGATCCCAACGACAAGAAACCTGAAGACTGGGATGAGAGGGAGAAAATTGCCGATCCAGAAGCTGTGAAACCTGACGATTGGGACGAGGACGCACCGGCTCAGATCGTCGACGAATCGGCGGTGATGCCCGAAGGTTGGTTGGAGAACGAACCGACTCATATCCCGGATCCCGATGCTAAAAAACCGGACGATTGGGACACGGAAATGGACGGAGAGTGGGAACCTCCGCTCATCGACAATCCGCTTTGCAAAGATGCGGTCGGGTGTGGATCTTGGGAACCACCGCTGATCAACAATCCGGAATTCAAGGGCAAATGGAGGGCGCCGTTGATTGATAATCCGAATTACAAAGGGAAATGGAGGCCGAGGAGGATCGCGAATCCGGAGTTCTTTGAAGACAAGCACCCCTTCAAAATGCAGGCAGTT tCCGCTGTTGGTTTCGAATTATGGTCAATGTCAAAGGATATTTTCTTCGATAATGTGATCATTACTGACGACCTCGCCGTCGCCGACCACTGGGCCGCTGCTACTTTCGATAAGAAGAGGCAAAAGATTGCCAAGGATTCG GAGAGCGTAATTCAAAAGTTAGCCACCCTGACCAACGAGTACCCTTGGCTTTGGGGTGTGTATATTCTCGTGCTAGGCATACCAGTTGTTCTCGTATTATACCTTTGCTGCAAGCCCGGATCCTCTGCTAGTCAGAGTCAG GAGAAAGAGGAACTGAGACAAGCAGCGCAAAACAAAAAGACTGATGAACCGACTGAAGACGTAGAAGAAGAAGCGAAAGAGGAAGTGGAGGAAGCAGAAGTCGAAAACCCGGAAGACGACGATAGGGAGAAGAATTCGGGACCGGATACCGACGAGGAGGAAGAGTCGGAAGGGAAAACAGAG GATCATTCACCTAAAGGTTCAGGGGACGGGGCGAGGAAGAGGAAAGTTCGTAAGgagtga
- the LOC138133539 gene encoding parathyroid hormone/parathyroid hormone-related peptide receptor-like — MNDSSEINVILNKAKTNCYNSFIDASPAEGKFCELTFDGLMCWPQTLAGVLANQSCSNEYIKSTKIGFASKQCDSEGRWLTLGNIEPWTNYSECGILFIEKKILNETLTNPSIYNKWLPIIKSITQFGYILSTISLIIALFVFIYIKRLHCARNKLHVHLFASFVMRALMSLIKDGLFVKGTALPHEIIYEDGEPVFTKADYSWVCKAIISLWNYFIMSNYMFLLMESAYLHNLLFLKLFSENGVAIYYCMGWGFPVIFILPWIIFKIKTENYYCWTQQTNKYVAMFIDVPIGLSVIITFILFTLIMRILSVKLTSMYIQQRWVKYQKLVRAILILVPLFGIPYAVSFVLSFYVDNNQTFEILWLFFDQTFTAFQGLFASLVYCLLNSEVQMEIARKYHSFKDRNNKEFKRRSRTISHTQQIPLTEEMQEMPQNFGIQEQVYANKTSDYF, encoded by the exons ATGAACGACTCGTCTGAAATCAATgttattttaaacaaagccAAAACCAATTGCTATAATTCTTTCATTGATGCGTCTCCAGCAGAGGGCAAATTCTGCGAATTAACGTTTGATGGTCTCATGTGTTGGCCGCAGACTCTCGCCGGCGTCCTAGCGAACCAATCGTGCTCTAACGAGTACataaaatcaacgaaaatc ggCTTCGCCAGTAAACAATGCGACAGCGAAGGACGATGGCTCACACTGGGAAACATCGAACCGTGGACCAATTACAGCGAATGCGGTATCCTTTtcattgagaaaaaaatactgAACGAAACATTGACCAATCCAagtatttacaataaatggcTACCAATTATCAAAAGCATTACACAATTTGGGTATATTCTGTCAACAATATCGCTAATTATCGCtctgtttgtttttatatacatCAA GAGATTACACTGCGCTCGAAATAAACTTCACGTTCACTTGTTTGCATCTTTTGTAATGAGAGCGTTGATGTCACTTATTAAGGACGGGTTATTTGTTAAGGGCACTGCTTTACCTCACGAAATCATCTACGAAGACGGTGAACCGGTCTTCACCAAAGCGGATTAC TCATGGGTTTGCAAAGCTATCATCAGCCTATGGAATTATTTCATAATGTCGAATTACATGTTTCTTTTGATGGAAAGCGCATACTTACACAATTTACTATTCTTGAAACTGTTCTCAGAGAACGGTGTTGCGATCTACTACTGCATGGGCTGGGGTTTCCCCGTCATTTTTATATTGCCTtggataattttcaaaattaaaactgaaaattatTACTGCTGGACGCAACAAACCAATAAATATGTAGCCATGTTCATCGACGTTCCGATAGGACTTTCCGTCATT ATAACTTTCATCCTGTTCACGTTAATAATGCGAATCTTGTCTGTGAAGCTGACTTCGATGTACATCCAACAGAGATGGGTCAAATACCAGAAGCTCGTCAGAGCAATTCTGATCTTGGTACCGCTGTTTGGAATTCCTTACGCCGTTTCCTTCGTGTTGTCGTTTTACGTCGACAACAACCAAACTTTCGAAATCTTGTGGTTGTTCTTCGACCAGACGTTCACCGCTTTCCAAGGTCTCTTTGCCAGTTTGGTCTACTGTTTACTGAACAGCGAAGTTCAGATGGAGATTGCGCGGAAGTATCATTCTTTCAAGGACAGAAACAACAAAGAGTTTAAAAGGAGAAGTCGGACGATATCGCACACGCAGCAGATACCGCTGACCGAAGAGATGCAGGAAATGCCGCAAAATTTCGGGATTCAAGAGCAAGTGTACGCCAACAAAACAAGTGattatttttaa
- the XRCC1 gene encoding DNA repair protein XRCC1, which translates to MPKIKVDHVVSFSSEDPVHVANNVVSNDPAKKWKCRESGERSATIVLQLEKACVISGIDIGNENSAYIEVLVTRSGTTDEYKVLLVMSSFMSPLEARQSSNINKVRMFRQDQLSKPECEQKWDRVKIVCTQPFNRHVQYGLSFITFHTPADKVNGAAVQATIGKFALRPESPDDLSTGSLFARRTEYQKEPLSVAAAIREASSSASPATKPRLKINNTSQKRDDSSDSEVKKALPRNRNELLYNKDEEEPNEKIDTIIEKKQNDVKDKKAKEEQKAKRNASPKPQASGESSKRKHESVLSTSPSKKAKTVEKRKKPFSELLRGVTLVISGIQNPDRANLRTMALAMGAKYKPDWENSCTHLICAFTNTPKFNQVKGKGKIVKRNWIEECHTQRKRLPWRRFCLDKNDSKKPESEDEIWEEIKEEKVEIDDSTDEEGYDDTQMQKRIEEIQAKQKEKENNTFTADTDEEIICIDDTDDIPKKLPDFLDFKTFFIDETLDEDISKMLERYIIAYKGIVTENPSEDVDYFITSELNAENLKSYSSQAICVRPDWLWDCHNNKALVSTDGYIL; encoded by the exons ATGCCCAAAATAAAAGTTGATCACGTTGTCAGTTTCAGCAGCGAGGATCCC GTACACGTTGCAAACAACGTTGTGTCCAACGATCCCGCTAAAAAGTGGAAATGCAGAGAATCGGGAGAGAGATCAGCCACTATCGTCCTTCAACTGGAAAAAGCTTGCGTGATCTCGGGAATTGATATCGGCAATGAAAATTCAGCCTACATTGAAGTGCTTGTTACCAGATCTGGCACCACCGATGAGTATAAAGTGTTGTTGGTGATGTCTTCCTTTATGAGTCCTTTAGAAGCGCGTCAGAGCTCAAATATTAACAAGGTTCGGATGTTTAGGCAAGATCAGTTGTCAAAACCGGAATGTGAACAAAAATGGGATAgagttaaaattgtttgtaCTCAGCCGTTTAACAGACATGTTCAGTATGGTTTGTCATTTATCACATTTCATACTCCTGCAGATAAAGTCAATGGAGCAGCTGTCCAGGCGACTATTGGCAAATTTGCTCTAAGGCCTGAGTCACCTGATGATTTATCAACTGGAAGCTTATTTGCTAGACGTACGGAATATCAAAAAGAACCCCTTTCTGTGGCAGCTGCAATCAGAGAAGCCTCATCATCAGCCTCTCCAGCAACCAAACCAAGATTAAAGATCAACAATACATCACAAAAAAGAGATGATAGTAGTGACAGTGAAGTTAAAAAGGCTTTACCTAGAAACAGAAATGAATTGCTTTATAACAAAGATGAGGAAGAGCCTAATGAAAAGATCGACACAATAATTGAAAAGAAACAGAATGATGTTAAAGATAAAAAAGCTAAAGAAGAACAAAAAGCTAAAAGGAATGCATCACCCAAACCTCAAGCTTCAGGTGAATCTAGTAAGAGAAAACATGAATCAGTTTTGAGTACTAGTCCTAGCAAAAAGGCTAAAACAGTAGAGAAACGCAAGAAACCATTTTCTGAGTTGTTACGAGGTGTTACTCTGGTGATCAGTGGTATCCAAAATCCTGACCGAGCAAATTTGAGAACTATGGCGCTTGCTATGGGGGCAAAGTATAAACCAGATTGGGAAAATAGTTGTACACATTTGAT TTGTGCCTTCACAAATACCCCCAAGTTCAATCAAGTAAAAGGTAAAGGCAAGATTGTTAAAAGAAATTGGATTGAGGAGTGTCACACGCAGAGAAAGCGTTTGCCTTGGCGGAGATTTTGTCTGGACAAAAATGATTCAAAGAAACCAGAAAGTGAAGATGAAATTTGGGAAGAAATCAAGGAAGAAAAGGTAGAAATTGATGACAGTACTGATGAAGAGGGCTATGATGATACACA GATGCAAAAAAGGATAGAAGAAATTCAGGCTAAACAGAAGGAAAAGGAAAACAACACATTCACAGCAGATACAGATGAAGAAATAATATGTATAGATGATACTGATGACATACCAAAGAAATTACCAGATTTTTTAGACTTCAAGACTTTCTTCATTGATGAGACTCTAGACGAagacatttcaaaaatgttggaGAGGTATATAATAGCATATAAAGG AATTGTCACCGAGAATCCTTCTGAAGACGTAGATTATTTCATCACTTCTGAACTGAACGCTGAAAACCTAAAAAGCTACAGCTCGCAGGCAATATGTGTAAGACCTGACTGGTTGTGGGACTGTCATAATAATAAAGCGTTAGTTTCTACTGACGGTTATATACTATAA